In Sphingobacterium sp. R2, the genomic stretch TAATATCTTTTTTTTTGATGTATAACCTCAAAAAGATTAATTTTTTTTGGTAGGTTTGCATATTATTTTAAAATAGCTTAAGGATTAGCAGATGGGCTTATTTAATTGGTTTACGCAAGAAGTTGCGATTGACTTGGGTACTGCAAATACCCTAATAATTCATAATGACAAAGTAGTAGTGGATGAACCTTCTATTGTTGCATTTGACCGCACCACAAATAAAGTGATCGCCATTGGCCGCCAAGCCATGCAGATGGAGGGTAAAACACACGACAATATAAAGACAGTACGTCCTTTACGTGATGGCGTAATTGCCGATTTTACGGCCGCTGAGCATTTGATCAGGGGAATGGTAAAATTAGTAAATAATGGCAAGAGTTGGTTTTTCCCTTCACTTCGTATGGTTGTTTGTATTCCATCCGGTATTACAGAGGTGGAAAAAAGAGCGGTACGCGACTCAGCTGAAATTGCTGGTGCTAAGGAAGTCTATTTGATTCACGAGCCGATGGCCGCTGCTGTAGGTATAGGGATTGATGTGGAAGAACCGATGGGTAATATGATTATTGATATCGGTGGTGGTACTACCGAAATAGCGGTCATTGCTTTGTCGGGTATCGTATGTGACCAATCTATTCGCGTTGCAGGTGATAACTTTGACTCTGATATCGTTCAATACATCAGACGACAACACAACATCATGATCGGTGAACGTACGGCTGAAAAAATAAAAATTGAAGTGGGAGCTGCTCTTCCGGAATTGCAGGAACCACCTGCAGATTTTGCTGTTCAAGGGCGTGATTTGATGACTGGTGTTCCTAAACAGATCACTGTTTCTTATACCGAAATAGCCCATTGTCTGG encodes the following:
- a CDS encoding rod shape-determining protein, whose translation is MGLFNWFTQEVAIDLGTANTLIIHNDKVVVDEPSIVAFDRTTNKVIAIGRQAMQMEGKTHDNIKTVRPLRDGVIADFTAAEHLIRGMVKLVNNGKSWFFPSLRMVVCIPSGITEVEKRAVRDSAEIAGAKEVYLIHEPMAAAVGIGIDVEEPMGNMIIDIGGGTTEIAVIALSGIVCDQSIRVAGDNFDSDIVQYIRRQHNIMIGERTAEKIKIEVGAALPELQEPPADFAVQGRDLMTGVPKQITVSYTEIAHCLDKSISKIEEAILKALEITPPELSADIYQTGIYLTGGGALLRGLDRRIQAKTKLPVHIAEDPLRAVVRGTGIALKNIGRFKFLMQS